One Argonema galeatum A003/A1 genomic region harbors:
- a CDS encoding phosphoglucomutase/phosphomannomutase family protein — protein sequence MSASSSSNKIKFGTDGWRGLIADDFTFANVCKVTRAIASYLETAYSKDRPVLVAYDTRFLADQFARTAAQILVDAGWTVKIVDRDCPTPVIAYNAKLLNSAGALMFTASHNPAPYCGIKYIPDYAGPATPEITDTIVANIEGATDAPPSGSNLDKISTFDPKPEYLAFIYTLLDVEQIRSAKLKVKYDALYSTSRGYLDTVLQHCGCELESFHTYRDVLFGGGMPEPKGEQLVELVEAVKKDGADLGLATDGDSDRFGIVDEQGNVLTPNTVLLLLARHLVKNKGKTGAIVRTVATTHLLDNFAAKYGLELYETAVGFKYIGEKMRETQVLIGGEESGGLSIIGHIPEKDGVLADMLVAEAIAYEGKPLSQLVEEAIAEAGGPLYNERLDLHLDDAHKAAVIDSFTKNPPTEVATVKVKEIGRKDGIKLYLEEGSWVLLRPSGTEPLMRVYIETNTPEKLTQIAEYMQQTISKLEPK from the coding sequence ATGAGTGCTAGCAGCAGCTCGAACAAGATTAAGTTTGGTACAGACGGATGGCGGGGTCTGATCGCCGATGACTTCACTTTTGCGAATGTGTGCAAGGTGACGCGGGCGATCGCCAGTTACTTGGAAACAGCATATTCTAAAGATAGACCAGTTCTGGTAGCTTATGACACCCGGTTTTTAGCTGACCAGTTTGCCCGTACAGCCGCCCAAATTCTGGTAGACGCCGGTTGGACGGTGAAAATAGTCGATCGCGATTGCCCGACTCCGGTGATTGCGTACAACGCCAAGCTTCTCAACTCGGCTGGGGCGCTGATGTTTACCGCTTCTCACAACCCAGCGCCCTACTGCGGCATCAAGTACATCCCTGATTATGCGGGCCCTGCAACACCGGAAATTACGGATACGATTGTAGCAAATATTGAAGGTGCTACTGACGCTCCGCCATCGGGAAGCAATCTTGACAAGATTTCTACCTTCGATCCAAAGCCAGAATATCTGGCATTTATCTACACTCTCCTAGATGTAGAGCAGATTCGCAGTGCCAAGCTGAAGGTGAAGTACGATGCCCTTTATTCTACCTCTCGCGGCTATCTGGATACGGTTTTGCAGCACTGCGGTTGTGAGTTAGAGTCGTTCCACACCTACCGCGATGTGTTGTTTGGCGGCGGAATGCCAGAACCGAAGGGCGAGCAGTTGGTAGAATTGGTGGAAGCGGTAAAGAAAGATGGTGCGGATTTGGGTTTGGCGACGGATGGAGATAGCGATCGCTTCGGTATAGTTGATGAGCAGGGAAATGTCCTCACTCCCAACACCGTATTGCTGTTGCTGGCGCGTCACCTAGTCAAAAACAAAGGCAAAACCGGTGCGATCGTCCGCACTGTCGCTACCACCCATTTGCTGGATAATTTCGCTGCTAAGTACGGTTTGGAACTTTATGAGACAGCAGTAGGCTTTAAGTACATCGGCGAGAAAATGCGCGAGACGCAGGTGCTAATCGGTGGGGAAGAATCGGGCGGATTGAGCATTATCGGTCATATTCCCGAAAAAGATGGCGTTTTAGCAGATATGCTGGTGGCAGAGGCGATCGCTTATGAAGGTAAGCCGCTGAGTCAGCTTGTTGAAGAAGCGATCGCTGAAGCCGGTGGCCCACTTTACAACGAACGCCTAGACTTGCACCTAGATGATGCACACAAAGCCGCTGTTATCGATTCTTTCACGAAGAATCCGCCGACAGAAGTGGCAACAGTTAAAGTGAAGGAAATTGGTCGCAAAGACGGCATCAAATTGTATTTGGAAGAGGGAAGCTGGGTGTTGCTACGTCCTTCGGGAACTGAACCCCTGATGCGCGTTTACATAGAAACCAACACGCCAGAAAAACTAACCCAAATCGCTGAGTATATGCAACAAACCATCAGCAAGCTCGAACCTAAGTAG
- a CDS encoding LapA family protein, protein MKTIANLLASLILAIWVLAIAIFSVQNATLVSLKFLGFESIQLPVGVVLAFCAGAGVVGGAIAFPLLSGSEQRQGDNERSDDDFEDDDFEEDKQPVSNQPTPNQPTPNQVSSDDWLESGSKDW, encoded by the coding sequence ATGAAAACCATCGCCAACCTCCTCGCTTCCCTAATTCTAGCCATCTGGGTATTAGCGATCGCAATATTTTCTGTCCAAAACGCTACCCTGGTATCGTTGAAGTTTCTCGGATTCGAGTCAATTCAGCTACCAGTGGGTGTAGTGCTGGCGTTTTGTGCTGGTGCTGGGGTGGTGGGAGGTGCGATCGCTTTTCCCCTCTTGAGCGGTTCTGAGCAGCGTCAAGGGGATAATGAGCGATCGGACGATGATTTTGAAGACGACGACTTCGAGGAAGATAAGCAACCTGTCTCTAACCAACCTACTCCTAACCAACCTACTCCTAACCAAGTTAGCTCTGATGATTGGCTAGAAAGCGGCTCAAAAGATTGGTAA
- a CDS encoding SDR family oxidoreductase, whose product MKKLLVTGVSGFLGWNLCQLAKQQWQVYGTYFSKLVDIPDTNLTKVDLRDFQELKRLFEQIQPAAVIHTAAQSNPNFCQIHPEESYLINVTASLNIARLCTDYSIPCAFTSTDLVFNGLNPTYRETDPVSPINHYGEQKVIAEQGMLELNPKTVICRMPLMFGIAPPGASSFIQPFIKVLRERKELSLFTDEFRTPVSGQTAASGLLLALEKVEGIIHLGGKERVSRYEFGRLMADVLELPQEKLKSCLQKDVPMAAPRPSDVSLDSSKAFALGYQPLSLREELKKLRGKV is encoded by the coding sequence ATGAAAAAACTTTTAGTTACAGGAGTTAGCGGTTTTCTAGGATGGAACCTTTGCCAACTAGCCAAACAACAATGGCAAGTTTACGGCACCTACTTTTCCAAACTCGTCGATATTCCTGACACCAACCTTACTAAAGTTGACTTGAGGGATTTTCAAGAACTCAAGCGCCTCTTTGAGCAAATTCAACCAGCAGCAGTTATTCATACCGCCGCTCAATCTAATCCCAATTTTTGCCAAATTCATCCAGAAGAATCATATTTAATCAATGTAACAGCTTCTTTGAATATAGCCAGATTGTGTACAGATTATTCTATCCCTTGCGCTTTCACTTCCACCGACCTAGTTTTTAATGGTTTAAACCCCACTTATCGAGAAACAGATCCGGTATCTCCTATCAATCATTATGGCGAACAAAAAGTTATAGCCGAACAAGGTATGCTAGAACTTAATCCCAAAACGGTTATTTGTCGAATGCCGTTAATGTTTGGCATTGCGCCACCTGGTGCTAGTAGTTTTATTCAGCCATTTATCAAAGTTCTTAGAGAAAGAAAAGAGCTAAGTTTATTTACAGACGAGTTTAGAACACCTGTCAGCGGCCAAACTGCTGCTAGCGGACTATTATTAGCATTGGAAAAAGTTGAGGGAATAATTCATCTAGGTGGAAAAGAGCGCGTATCGCGCTATGAATTTGGTCGCTTGATGGCAGATGTGCTGGAACTTCCTCAAGAAAAGTTAAAAAGTTGTTTGCAAAAAGATGTACCAATGGCTGCACCAAGACCTAGCGATGTTTCTTTAGATAGTTCTAAAGCTTTTGCTTTAGGGTATCAGCCTTTGTCTTTGCGGGAAGAGTTGAAAAAGTTACGGGGTAAGGTTTAA
- the rsmI gene encoding 16S rRNA (cytidine(1402)-2'-O)-methyltransferase: METAPQTGTLYLVGTPIGNLEDMTFRAVRILQTVDIIAAEDTRHTGKLLQHFQIATPQLSYHEHNSSQRIPELVDKLSQGKALALVSDAGMPLISDPGYELVQACIEAGIPVVPVPGASAAITALSAAGLPTNRFVFEGFIPSKGSERKDLLEGLQTESRTIILYESPHRLRQTLQDLADFWGRDRQIVLARELTKLYEEFWRGTIEEAMLRYSQREPQGEFTIVVAGAQLEKPHLSEETLKVELQQLMSQGISRSQASRQLAKATSLPRRQLYQLALSLPSPESSGDL, encoded by the coding sequence ATGGAAACCGCTCCCCAGACTGGCACGCTTTACTTGGTAGGAACTCCGATTGGCAATCTGGAAGATATGACGTTCCGGGCAGTGCGGATTTTGCAAACGGTGGATATCATTGCGGCGGAAGATACTCGCCATACAGGCAAGCTTTTGCAGCATTTTCAGATTGCCACGCCCCAGTTGAGCTATCACGAACACAATTCTTCGCAGCGCATTCCTGAGTTGGTGGATAAGTTGAGTCAGGGAAAGGCTCTAGCACTCGTCAGCGATGCCGGGATGCCCCTGATCTCTGACCCCGGATATGAGTTAGTCCAAGCTTGTATTGAAGCTGGAATACCAGTAGTACCCGTTCCTGGCGCGAGTGCGGCAATTACGGCGTTAAGTGCAGCTGGTTTACCAACAAACCGTTTTGTGTTTGAAGGTTTCATACCATCAAAAGGGTCAGAACGCAAGGATCTTTTGGAAGGTTTACAAACAGAATCGCGGACGATAATTTTATACGAATCTCCCCATCGACTGCGGCAAACTCTGCAAGATTTAGCAGATTTTTGGGGTCGCGATCGGCAAATTGTACTGGCAAGGGAGTTAACTAAATTATACGAGGAGTTTTGGCGAGGCACGATCGAGGAGGCGATGCTTCGCTATTCTCAACGGGAACCTCAAGGAGAATTTACGATCGTAGTAGCTGGTGCCCAGTTAGAAAAGCCGCATCTATCCGAGGAAACACTGAAAGTCGAGTTACAGCAGTTAATGAGTCAGGGAATATCGCGATCGCAAGCTAGTCGCCAGCTGGCAAAAGCTACCTCTCTTCCCCGTCGTCAACTCTACCAACTTGCCCTCAGTCTTCCCTCTCCAGAATCTTCAGGCGATCTTTAG
- a CDS encoding toxin-antitoxin system TumE family protein yields the protein MLRYRLTLKDGSLLELFEFFLVTQAGVQITKYRFHWQRYDGQLRKRWDNAPHHPEIATYPYHVHDGEEENVLPNESMNVEKVLAIITTETGA from the coding sequence TTGTTACGCTACCGCCTTACTTTGAAAGACGGTAGTCTTCTGGAATTGTTCGAGTTTTTTCTTGTCACACAAGCAGGTGTACAGATTACAAAATATCGCTTTCATTGGCAGAGATATGATGGTCAACTGCGTAAACGTTGGGATAACGCACCACACCATCCAGAAATAGCAACATATCCTTACCATGTTCATGATGGTGAAGAGGAAAATGTATTACCCAATGAATCAATGAATGTTGAAAAAGTGCTGGCTATTATCACGACAGAAACAGGTGCATAA
- a CDS encoding PEP-CTERM sorting domain-containing protein — protein sequence MKTKLFATLSIAAATALVSLSLPAQAASLYAGESFGNGGIKFIENTKVDFTFNESHGSYTSTVKIFEVGANNQLTLIKNVFGESKQSDNGSANGWLGTCGNTVLVCTNSYTFEASKTYTLGLDSGGSGIVYSTKALNPFAIGGTQQAVFNSFGSLGQADGTIYSAANEAQYQSGDPLANFVKIGFDDRGNSNDKDFQDVTLRASASRVAASVPEPTTLAGLALAGTALVFSRRRRTRAIG from the coding sequence ATGAAAACAAAATTATTCGCCACCTTAAGTATCGCTGCTGCTACTGCTCTCGTCAGCCTTTCCCTTCCAGCGCAAGCCGCCTCTTTATATGCGGGTGAAAGCTTCGGAAATGGTGGCATTAAATTTATCGAAAATACCAAAGTTGATTTTACATTTAATGAAAGTCACGGTTCTTACACTTCAACCGTCAAAATATTTGAAGTTGGCGCTAACAATCAGCTTACCCTTATTAAAAATGTCTTCGGTGAATCGAAGCAGTCAGATAATGGGAGTGCCAACGGTTGGCTGGGAACTTGTGGAAATACAGTTTTAGTCTGCACCAACTCTTACACATTTGAGGCTAGCAAAACCTACACCTTGGGACTAGACAGTGGTGGATCTGGAATAGTGTACTCCACAAAAGCGCTGAATCCTTTTGCCATTGGCGGAACGCAGCAAGCTGTATTTAATTCATTCGGATCGCTAGGACAAGCAGACGGAACAATATATAGTGCAGCTAATGAAGCGCAGTATCAATCAGGAGATCCGTTGGCTAACTTTGTTAAAATTGGCTTTGACGATCGCGGAAACAGCAACGATAAAGACTTCCAAGACGTTACTTTGAGAGCAAGTGCATCAAGAGTCGCAGCATCGGTACCCGAACCAACTACCTTAGCAGGTCTTGCACTCGCAGGTACAGCACTTGTCTTCTCTCGCCGCCGTCGCACTCGTGCGATCGGTTAA
- a CDS encoding thermonuclease family protein has product MSCTSKLIKNSLKCLRVGFLLVNLTGCPNSGQTSYSVKRVSDGDTIAVSDSKGTSFTVRFACADAPEIPHTQKEKQSRKLLDKNQFNWGLKAQSRVRQLVKKGGDRISLTITDTDRYGRKISEVRLPDGTFIQEVLIREGLAMVYQPYLKNCPSASVVQEAEAEAKKSKRGIWGDAKFVPAWDYRRTK; this is encoded by the coding sequence ATGTCCTGCACTAGCAAACTAATCAAAAACTCTCTTAAATGTCTCCGCGTCGGCTTCCTCCTCGTTAATTTAACCGGATGTCCCAATTCTGGACAAACCAGTTACTCAGTGAAGCGAGTCAGCGATGGAGATACCATTGCTGTATCAGACTCCAAGGGAACTAGCTTTACAGTTCGCTTCGCTTGTGCGGATGCGCCGGAAATTCCCCATACGCAGAAGGAAAAGCAAAGCAGAAAATTGCTGGACAAAAACCAATTCAACTGGGGTTTAAAAGCGCAAAGTCGAGTGCGGCAGTTGGTGAAAAAGGGAGGCGATCGCATTTCTCTAACCATAACCGATACCGATCGGTATGGGCGTAAAATAAGTGAAGTGCGCTTGCCTGATGGCACTTTTATCCAAGAAGTCTTAATCCGCGAAGGACTGGCGATGGTTTACCAACCTTACTTGAAGAATTGTCCCAGCGCATCTGTTGTCCAAGAAGCTGAAGCTGAAGCTAAGAAGAGTAAGCGCGGTATCTGGGGAGATGCGAAATTTGTGCCTGCTTGGGACTATCGCCGCACAAAGTAA
- the polA gene encoding DNA polymerase I, giving the protein MSKSSSAAPKTLPTIVLVDGHSLAFRSYYAFAKGRDGGLKTKAGTPTSVCFGFLKSLLAVIESQKPEAIAIAFDLSLPTFRHEADDTYKADRTETPEDFIADLKNLHELLEAFNLPILTAPGYEADDVLGTLATQASAAGYRVKILTGDKDLFQLVDTNKGISVLYLGKTFLQRNSTTGLAEVEPEQVKDIMGISPEQVVDYKALCGDTSDNIPGVKGIGDKTAVKLLTDFGSLDAIYASLDDIKGANKTKLETGKEIAYHSQHLAKIVTDVPLDISLEDCKLKGFDSAALEPVLETLDFKFYLGKIKELQQAFGGITAEEKQAEPSVKTLSETSLDSAEFEQLSFFSFEETQAIQQKSDSPITSRIIDTPAKLKELVTQLHSFTDSATPVAWDTETSDLEPRDAELVGIGCCWGTNPDEVAYIPISHKTGLNLEKATVLEALRPILESDSYPKSLQNAKFDRLVLRCQGIKLSGVVLDTMLASYVLNPENSHSLSELSQRHLGIEIKNYADTVPKGKTIADVKIADVANYCGLQVYVTFQLVQKLHEQLSEVPALHKLLLDVEQPLEPVLAELEYVGIRIDAAYLKQLSQEMEKDLAAIEERTYDAAGEKFNLGSPKQLSQLLFEKLGLETKKSRKIATGYSTDAGTLERLQGDHPVIDEILEYRTLSKLKSTYVDALPALIRSDTQRVHTDFNQTVTATGRLSSSNPNLQNIPIRTEFSRRIRKAFLPEDGWLLVSADYSQIELRILAHLSQEPVLVEAYRNNEDIHTVTARLVFEKENITSDERRLAKTINFGVIYGMGSLRFSRSTGVNKANANDFIKRFNQRYPKVFEYLERMKREAIAHGYVETILGRRRYFNFESGSVRSYKGANLDEIDFDKLKKMSASDAQLLRAAANAPIQGSSADIIKIAMIKMHQILQNYQARLLLQVHDELVLEVPPSEWEELQLQIRETMENAVQLSVPLVVDVHVGPNWMETK; this is encoded by the coding sequence ATGTCAAAATCCTCATCTGCTGCCCCGAAAACTCTACCGACGATCGTCCTGGTTGATGGTCACTCCTTGGCGTTTCGCTCCTATTATGCCTTTGCCAAAGGTAGGGATGGAGGCTTGAAAACAAAAGCTGGCACCCCGACGAGCGTGTGTTTCGGCTTCCTCAAGTCGCTGCTGGCGGTGATAGAGTCACAGAAACCGGAAGCGATCGCGATCGCATTCGACCTCAGCTTACCCACCTTCCGCCATGAGGCTGATGACACCTATAAAGCCGATCGCACAGAGACGCCAGAAGATTTCATCGCCGACCTCAAAAATCTCCACGAACTGCTGGAAGCCTTCAACTTGCCAATTCTAACCGCTCCCGGCTACGAAGCAGATGATGTTTTGGGAACTTTGGCGACTCAGGCGAGTGCAGCAGGTTATAGAGTGAAAATTCTCACCGGCGATAAAGACTTATTTCAACTGGTTGACACAAACAAGGGAATTAGTGTTTTGTATCTGGGTAAAACCTTCTTGCAACGCAACAGTACCACCGGACTCGCAGAAGTTGAACCAGAACAAGTAAAAGATATCATGGGAATTTCACCAGAGCAAGTTGTTGATTACAAAGCTCTCTGCGGTGACACCTCCGATAATATTCCTGGCGTCAAGGGAATTGGCGATAAAACCGCCGTGAAATTGTTGACAGACTTCGGCTCTTTGGACGCAATTTATGCTTCTCTAGATGACATTAAAGGTGCAAACAAAACCAAGCTGGAAACTGGCAAAGAAATAGCTTACCATTCTCAGCACTTGGCCAAGATAGTTACCGATGTTCCTCTGGATATCAGTTTAGAAGACTGCAAGCTAAAAGGTTTTGATAGTGCAGCTTTAGAACCTGTGCTGGAAACATTAGACTTCAAGTTTTATTTAGGAAAAATCAAGGAATTACAGCAAGCATTTGGGGGTATCACTGCCGAGGAAAAGCAAGCGGAACCTTCTGTAAAAACGTTGTCAGAAACATCACTTGATTCCGCTGAATTTGAGCAACTATCATTTTTCAGTTTTGAGGAAACACAAGCTATTCAACAAAAATCTGACTCTCCAATTACATCCCGCATTATTGACACTCCAGCTAAACTAAAAGAACTGGTAACGCAACTGCACAGTTTTACCGATTCAGCAACGCCAGTGGCGTGGGATACGGAAACGAGCGATTTAGAACCGCGAGATGCTGAATTAGTAGGAATTGGCTGCTGTTGGGGAACTAATCCAGATGAAGTTGCCTATATTCCAATTAGTCATAAAACAGGACTAAATCTGGAAAAGGCGACAGTCTTAGAAGCGTTACGTCCGATTTTGGAAAGTGACAGTTATCCCAAAAGTTTGCAGAATGCCAAATTCGATCGCTTGGTGCTGCGCTGTCAGGGAATTAAACTGTCTGGGGTTGTATTGGACACGATGTTGGCTAGTTATGTTTTGAATCCAGAAAACAGTCACAGCCTCAGCGAATTATCGCAGCGACATTTAGGAATAGAAATAAAAAATTACGCAGATACAGTCCCCAAAGGCAAGACTATTGCAGATGTGAAGATTGCTGACGTGGCTAACTACTGTGGGTTGCAGGTTTATGTCACATTCCAGCTAGTTCAAAAACTCCACGAACAATTGTCAGAAGTTCCAGCCTTGCACAAATTGCTGCTAGACGTGGAACAGCCTCTCGAACCAGTTTTAGCAGAGTTGGAATATGTAGGAATTCGCATCGACGCTGCTTATCTCAAGCAACTTTCTCAAGAAATGGAGAAGGATTTAGCAGCAATTGAGGAGAGAACGTATGATGCTGCTGGTGAAAAATTTAATTTAGGTTCACCCAAACAGTTGAGTCAGTTGCTATTTGAAAAACTGGGATTAGAGACTAAGAAATCCCGTAAAATCGCGACGGGTTATTCTACCGATGCAGGTACACTGGAAAGACTGCAAGGAGATCATCCAGTTATTGATGAGATTTTGGAATACCGCACTTTATCTAAGTTGAAGTCTACTTATGTAGATGCTTTACCTGCGTTGATACGTTCGGACACTCAGCGGGTGCATACAGATTTTAATCAGACTGTAACTGCTACGGGTAGGCTATCTTCTTCTAACCCAAACTTGCAAAATATTCCCATTCGCACGGAGTTTAGTCGGCGAATTCGGAAGGCGTTTTTGCCAGAAGACGGTTGGTTGTTGGTTTCAGCAGATTATTCGCAAATTGAGTTAAGGATTTTGGCGCACCTGAGTCAAGAACCTGTGTTAGTTGAAGCTTATCGAAATAATGAAGATATTCATACTGTGACTGCAAGGTTAGTGTTTGAAAAGGAAAATATTACTTCCGATGAACGTCGTTTGGCGAAAACGATTAACTTTGGCGTGATTTACGGGATGGGTTCGCTCAGGTTTTCGCGATCGACTGGTGTAAATAAGGCCAATGCGAATGATTTTATTAAACGCTTTAACCAGCGGTATCCCAAGGTTTTTGAGTATTTGGAGAGGATGAAGCGGGAAGCGATCGCACACGGCTACGTCGAAACCATTTTAGGACGCCGCCGCTATTTTAACTTCGAGAGTGGTAGCGTTCGCAGCTATAAAGGTGCCAATCTGGATGAAATTGACTTCGACAAACTTAAGAAGATGAGTGCATCTGACGCACAACTTTTACGCGCAGCTGCAAATGCACCCATTCAGGGTTCTAGTGCGGATATTATCAAAATTGCCATGATAAAAATGCACCAAATTTTACAGAATTATCAGGCGCGGTTGCTATTGCAAGTGCATGATGAATTGGTGTTAGAAGTTCCGCCATCTGAGTGGGAAGAATTGCAGCTTCAGATTCGGGAAACAATGGAGAATGCTGTGCAGTTGAGCGTACCGCTGGTGGTAGATGTTCATGTGGGGCCGAATTGGATGGAGACGAAGTAG
- a CDS encoding DUF4160 domain-containing protein — MPTVLKKDGFSVRIYTNDHLPSHVHVFKAQGEVKINLGSETERPSLIQVLNMSNKDATKALNLVIAHQLELLTKWREIHGEPTTE; from the coding sequence ATGCCGACCGTACTAAAAAAAGATGGTTTCAGTGTCCGCATCTACACCAACGATCATTTACCGTCTCATGTCCACGTTTTCAAGGCTCAGGGAGAAGTAAAAATTAATCTTGGTAGTGAAACCGAACGTCCTTCATTAATTCAAGTGTTGAACATGAGCAATAAAGATGCTACAAAGGCACTAAATCTAGTGATCGCTCACCAATTGGAACTACTCACAAAATGGAGAGAAATTCATGGAGAACCAACAACTGAGTGA
- a CDS encoding DUF2442 domain-containing protein, whose product MENQQLSEESLKEEIAKARAAAVIADVAEPRAKSAYYDANCDRIVIELRNGASFLFPPQLVQGLAGSSANDLAEVEVTPSGEGLHWETLDVDLSIPYLMVGIFGTKVWMAKQRLVEQKAS is encoded by the coding sequence ATGGAGAACCAACAACTGAGTGAAGAAAGTTTAAAAGAAGAAATTGCCAAAGCAAGAGCAGCGGCGGTAATTGCAGATGTTGCTGAACCGCGTGCTAAATCTGCATACTATGATGCTAATTGCGATCGCATCGTCATCGAACTGCGAAATGGAGCCAGTTTCCTATTTCCTCCCCAATTAGTGCAAGGTTTAGCGGGATCATCTGCGAATGATTTAGCGGAAGTAGAAGTAACTCCTTCTGGTGAAGGTTTGCACTGGGAAACGCTAGATGTGGATTTGAGTATTCCTTATTTGATGGTTGGGATATTTGGAACCAAAGTCTGGATGGCAAAGCAGCGACTGGTTGAACAAAAAGCTAGTTAG